One genomic region from Argentina anserina chromosome 2, drPotAnse1.1, whole genome shotgun sequence encodes:
- the LOC126784628 gene encoding bHLH transcription factor RHL1-like isoform X3, with amino-acid sequence MAEVVSSLVQMEGESSHNDPLQLMSLNFGGSVANNVSNTPHDDDKQKMIMEAGSSVNQTDVFALPWMAHSSMPAQIFVDFLAESSAYLPKSPYEDMLEKISLSDSGVHAAAGGVSDFQRDLLYGSSLGKSSGSKSIDFSLDMDPSKHTSWTDTFSGVSFDNTSQVDQKLTLAAPDIPSRPRQSAKRQISLVNERQARKIRIAERVTALEELLPQSVEDGQEFVLDDVIDHIKFLQLQIKDLSKSRLGGEAITEPMIFRE; translated from the exons ATGGCAGAAGTTGTTTCTTCTCTGGTTCAGATGGAAGGAGAGAGTAGCCACAATGACCCCTTGCAATTGATGTCTTTGAACTTTGGTGGGAGTGTTGCGAATAATGTCTCTAACACGCCACATGATGATGATAAGCAAAAGATGATCATGGAAGCTGGAAGTAGTGTGAACCAAACTGATGTTTTCGCATTACCTTGGATGGCTCACTCCTCAATGCCGGCGCAAATTTTTGTCGACTTTCTAGCAGAAAGTTCAGCATATCTGCCAAAATCTCCTTATGAAGACATGCTAGAGAAGATTTCTTTATCTGATAGTGGTGTACATGCTGCTGCTGGTGGGGTGTCTGATTTCCAAAGAGATTTGTTATACGGCAGTAGTCTTGGAAAATCTTCTGGTTCTAAATcaattgatttttctttggaCATGGATCCTTCGAAG CATACTTCATGGACAGACACTTTCTCTGGGGTTAGTTTTGATAATACTTCTCAAGTTGATCAGAAGTTAACATTGGCTGCACCTGATATTCCTTCTCGGCCACGTCAAAGTGCTAAAAGGCAGATATCTCTTGTAAATGAACGT CAGGCTCGCAAGATCCGAATTGCTGAAAGAGTAACTGCACTAGAAGAACTGCTTCCACAATCCGTAGAG GATGGTCAAGAATTTGTACTGGATGATGTCATTGACCATATCAAGTTTTTGCAGCTTCAAATAAAG GATCTAAGTAAAAGCAGATTGGGAGGAGAAGCAATTACTGAACCTATGATTTTCCGCGAG TAG
- the LOC126784147 gene encoding uncharacterized protein LOC126784147 has product MVYNELHIFAMSNTLSVFFFPTASQNFHIPKNQSDNILLYQLKHYIILRILIRGHAGPGAADSSPLSPPSEPVSPPPPSSDSPSSSSSSPSSPPPSSPSQSKRWIKQDLGPRGPLVLAAAYIPLTVLAVAASVLTLGGGYLFGLPMGFIADSIGATEAFLLGRTIGRSYVISKLKLYPKFQAVAVAIQRSGFKIVLLLRLAPLLPFNMLNYLVSVTHVQIGDFMLATWLGMMPITFALVYVGTTLKDLSDVTHGWNEVSTTRWVFIVLGFGISVILLICISKVAKAALEKALADNAEVEGIFSSSTLPIVAGPSPDLPKTLIIQIDS; this is encoded by the exons ATGGTTTATAATGAGCTACACATATTTGCAATGAGCAATACCTTGTCGGTCTTTTTTTTCCCAACAGCATCTCAAAACTTTCATATCCCCAAAAATCAATCTGACAACATCCTCCTCTATCAGCTCAAACATTATATCATACTTAGAATTTTGATACGCGGCCATGCTG GTCCTGGCGCCGCAGACTCCTCTCCTCTCTCACCTCCCTCAGAGCCAGTCTCACCACCGCCTCCGTCCTCCGATTcgccctcctcctcttcctcctctccctccTCGCCACCGCCTTCGTCTCCCTCCCAATCGAAAAg ATGGATTAAGCAGGATCTTGGACCTCGGGGTCCACTTGTTCT GGCGGCTGCGTACATTCCTCTTACGGTCCTGGCAGTTGCGGCTTCTGTACTCACT CTTGGTGGTGGTTATCTTTTCGGTTTGCCCATGGGGTTCATTGCGGATTCTATCGGTGCAACGGAAGCATTCTTGCTTGGGAGAACA ATTGGAAGATCTTATGTCATTTCCAAACTTAAGCTTTATCCTAAGTTTCAAGCTGTTGCTGTTGCAATTCAGAGATCTGGTTTCAAG ATAGTTCTGCTGCTGCGGCTTGCTCCTTTGCTTCCATTTAACATGCTGAACTACCTAGTCTCTGTGACTCATGTTCAGATAGGGGACTTTATGTTGGCAACTTGGTTGGGAATGATG CCCATCACATTTGCATTGGTATACGTCGGTACAACTCTTAAGGATCTATCAGATGTTACACATGGATGGAATGAAGTTTCAACAACTCGTTGG GTGTTTATAGTACTTGGTTTTGGAATTTCGG TGATTCTCCTGATTTGCATTAGCAAAGTTGCAAAGGCTGCGTTGGAGAAAGCACTGGCTGACAATGCTGAAGTAGAAGGAATATTCTCGTCTTCAACGCTGCCCATTGTAGCAGGTCCATCCCCAGATCTTCCAAAAACTCTCATCATACAGATAGACTCGTAG
- the LOC126784724 gene encoding uncharacterized protein LOC126784724, giving the protein MAKKPVKFSVVDAFTDSAFKGNPAAVCLLEEDRDDQWLQALAAEFNLSETCYLTRLTDSVSDPTFASTPARFRLRWFTPVSEVDLCGHATLAAASTLFKSGLVNSNIIEFSTLSGILTAKKVPDAVKVASGSTILNGEAQNSYFIELNFPADPSNEFNSADASLISNALDGASVIDIRRTTVTDDLLVLLPSAKAVVDLQPQYDEIKKCPGSRGVIVTAIAPPESGYDFYSRFFCPTHGIDEDPVCGSAHCALASYWCNKLGKNDLVAYAASPRGGTINIHLDEQNQRVLLRGKAVTVMEGTVLV; this is encoded by the exons ATGGCGAAGAAACCTGTCAAATTCTCTGTG GTGGATGCCTTCACTGACTCAGCTTTCAAGGGCAACCCGGCAGCGGTTTGCCTGTTGGAGGAAGACAGAGACGACCAATGGCTGCAAGCTCTGGCTGCCGAGTTCAATCTCTCTGAAACCTGTTACTTGACTCGGCTCACTGACTCGGTTTCTGACCCTACCTTCGCATCTACTCCAGCTAGGTTCCGTCTCAGATGGTTCACACCTGTCTCTGAG GTTGATCTTTGTGGTCATGCTACATTAGCAGCTGCTTCTACCCTATTTAAGTCTGGTTTGGTAAATTCCAACATTATTGAGTTTTCCACATTATCTGGAATTTTAACAGCTAAAAAGGTTCCAGATGCTGTTAAGGTAGCCAGTGGTTCGACTATTCTGAATGGCGAAGCACAAAACTCCTActttattgaattgaattttcCAGCTGATCCATCAAATGAGTTCAATTCTGCTGATGCTTCGTTAATATCCAATGCCTTGGATGGTGCTTCAGTCATTGATATAAGGAGGACGACTGTCACAGATGATTTGCTT GTTCTCCTTCCATCAGCAAAAGCTGTGGTAGATTTACAGCCACAGTACGATGAAATCAAGAAGTGTCCAGGATCACGTGGAGTGATTGTTACAGCGATTGCTCCTCCTGAGTCTGGATATGATTTCTACAGTAGATTCTTCTGTCCTACACACGGTATCGATGAG GATCCTGTTTGTGGGAGCGCACATTGTGCCTTAGCATCATACTGGTGCAACAAGCTGGGAAAGAATGATCTTGTTGCATATGCG GCGTCACCTAGAGGAGGAACAATAAACATTCATCTGGATGAGCAGAATCAAAGGGTACTGCTGCGAGGGAAAGCTGTGACTGTGATGGAAGGAACTGTGTTAGTTTAG
- the LOC126784720 gene encoding probable aspartic proteinase GIP2 translates to MASLVQFCFLFSTLLFTSTTFAQQSFRPKALVVPVTKDASTLQYTTRIAQRTPLVPISLVLDLGGQYLWVDCEQNYVSSTYRPARCRSAQCSLAGASSCGDCFSSPKPGCNNNTCGVNPDNSVTHTATGGEVAHDVVSIQSTTGSNPGQNVTVSNFLFACAPTFLLSGLASGVSGMAGLGRTKIALSSQFASAFSFKRKFALCLSSSTSANGVAFFGDGPYTLLPGIDVSQSLTYTPLYINPVSTASAFSQGDASSEYFIGVKSIQVNYKAVAINTTLLSINTTSGVGGTKISTVNPHTVLETSIFKAVTEAFITESAARNISRVTAVAPFEVCFSTENVFSTRLGPSVPEIDLVLQNKSTYWRIFGANSMVSVSEDVLCLGFVNGGENPRTSIVIGGYQLENNLVQFDLAASKVGFSSTLLGRQTTCSNFNFTSVA, encoded by the coding sequence ATGGCTTCCCTTGTTCAATTTTGCTTCCTCTTCTCCACCCTACTCTTCACCTCCACAACATTTGCCCAACAATCTTTCAGACCCAAGGCCCTCGTCGTTCCGGTCACCAAAGACGCTTCTACCCTCCAATACACCACTCGTATTGCTCAACGAACCCCTCTCGTCCCCATCAGCCTAGTTCTCGACCTCGGCGGCCAGTACCTCTGGGTAGACTGCGAGCAAAATTACGTGTCCTCCACTTACCGTCCGGCGCGTTGCCGCTCCGCACAATGCTCACTCGCCGGAGCCAGCAGCTGCGGGGACTGCTTCTCATCCCCGAAACCTGGCTGCAATAACAACACGTGCGGCGTCAATCCTGACAACAGCGTCACGCACACCGCCACCGGCGGTGAAGTTGCCCACGACGTAGTGTCTATCCAGTCGACGACAGGGTCCAACCCCGGCCAAAACGTCACCGTTTCCAACTTCCTATTCGCCTGTGCGCCGACGTTCCTCTTAAGCGGCCTCGCCTCCGGTGTTTCGGGCATGGCTGGTCTGGGAAGGACTAAGATAGCACTCTCTTCGCAATTTGCTTCAGCATTCAGCTTCAAAAGAAAGTTCGCCCTCTGCTtatcctcctccacctccgcAAACGGCGTCGCTTTCTTCGGCGATGGCCCCTACACTCTCCTCCCCGGAATCGACGTATCCCAGTCCCTCACATACACTCCTCTCTACATCAACCCCGTCAGCACTGCCTCCGCTTTCTCCCAGGGTGATGCCTCGTCTGAATACTTCATCGGCGTGAAGTCGATCCAGGTCAACTACAAAGCAGTCGCTATTAACACCACCTTACTCTCCATCAACACCACCTCCGGCGTGGGTGGGACCAAGATCAGCACTGTGAACCCCCACACTGTTCTAGAAACTTCCATATTCAAAGCCGTAACTGAAGCCTTCATAACCGAGTCTGCGGCTAGGAACATCTCTAGAGTGACCGCCGTGGCTCCCTTCGAGGTGTGTTTCAGCACGGAAAACGTGTTTAGCACGCGTCTGGGGCCGTCGGTGCCGGAGATCGACCTAGTGTTGCAGAACAAGAGCACGTACTGGAGGATATTCGGGGCGAACTCGATGGTGTCCGTGAGTGAGGACGTTTTGTGCCTGGGGTTTGTTAACGGCGGTGAAAATCCGAGAACTTCGATTGTGATCGGCGGGTACCAGTTGGAAAACAATCTTGTACAGTTTGATTTGGCGGCGTCGAAGGTTGGCTTCAGTTCGACTCTGTTGGGTAGGCAAACTACATGTTCCAACTTCAACTTCACCAGTGTTGCCTAG
- the LOC126784726 gene encoding uncharacterized protein LOC126784726, with amino-acid sequence MATADVLNREEALFLSSPIHELRKGDSVKSRGMSVEKKIEILESLAGTVSNRRSRRWLNDRLLMELVPRLNAEEIRGLFAPPPFGDDVPLSAFCMANVPEWDAFRNIDMDKQANFIDSLESSCETKKGNVDDDKMTVLNAWHRVDSRTREALRRSVGSELIEGYEERIRGYLTETGEEDADSLILRVQDPFRRLLLHGVCEFYNLVSVTVTESEKGKAAKMTKITKKKRCSSEVPNITLSHFLKMTKQGVW; translated from the exons ATGGCGACCGCTGATGTTCTCAACAGGGAAGAAGCCCTCTTTCTCTCCTCTCCTATCCATGAGCTCAGAAAAG GTGACAGTGTCAAATCTCGTGGAATGTCGGTTGAAAAGAAGATTGAGATTCTGGAGAGCTTGGCTGGAACG GTTAGCAACCGCCGGTCTCGAAGATGGTTAAATGATCGCCTCTTGATGGAACTTGTTCCTCGTCTGAATGCAGAAGAAATTAGAGGCTTGTTTGCTCCACCACCTTTTG GTGATGATGTGCCACTCTCAGCATTTTGCATGGCTAATGTGCCAGAGTGGGATGCATTTAGGAATATAGACATGGACAAACAG GCTAATTTTATTGATTCCTTAGAGAGCTCTTGTGAAACCAAGAAGGGCAATGTTGATGATGACAAAATGACTGTACTGAATGCATGGCATAGGGTGGATTCTCGAACAAGAGAGGCACTTCGCCGTAGCGTGGGTTCAGAACTTATTGAGGGATATGAG GAGCGTATACGTGGTTATTTAACAGAGACTGGAGAAGAAGATGCAGACTCTCTTATCCTACGAGTTCAAGACCCTTTTCGTCGATTGCTGCTGCATGGTGTTTGTGAG TTCTACAACTTGGTATCGGTGACGGTTACTGAATCAGAGAAAGGAAAGGCAGCTAAGATGACCaaaataacaaagaaaaaaaggtgCTCATCTGAAGTTCCAAATATCACTCTTTCCCATTTCTTGAAGATGACCAAACAAGGAGTTTGGTGA
- the LOC126784628 gene encoding transcription factor UNE12-like isoform X2 gives MAEVVSSLVQMEGESSHNDPLQLMSLNFGGSVANNVSNTPHDDDKQKMIMEAGSSVNQTDVFALPWMAHSSMPAQIFVDFLAESSAYLPKSPYEDMLEKISLSDSGVHAAAGGVSDFQRDLLYGSSLGKSSGSKSIDFSLDMDPSKHTSWTDTFSGVSFDNTSQVDQKLTLAAPDIPSRPRQSAKRQISLVNERARKIRIAERVTALEELLPQSVEDGQEFVLDDVIDHIKFLQLQIKDLSKSRLGGEAITEPMIFREGYGHYFLHQQMLSEPLEEMIGKLLETNPVAADQLLKDKGLSVMPLSFTKNLF, from the exons ATGGCAGAAGTTGTTTCTTCTCTGGTTCAGATGGAAGGAGAGAGTAGCCACAATGACCCCTTGCAATTGATGTCTTTGAACTTTGGTGGGAGTGTTGCGAATAATGTCTCTAACACGCCACATGATGATGATAAGCAAAAGATGATCATGGAAGCTGGAAGTAGTGTGAACCAAACTGATGTTTTCGCATTACCTTGGATGGCTCACTCCTCAATGCCGGCGCAAATTTTTGTCGACTTTCTAGCAGAAAGTTCAGCATATCTGCCAAAATCTCCTTATGAAGACATGCTAGAGAAGATTTCTTTATCTGATAGTGGTGTACATGCTGCTGCTGGTGGGGTGTCTGATTTCCAAAGAGATTTGTTATACGGCAGTAGTCTTGGAAAATCTTCTGGTTCTAAATcaattgatttttctttggaCATGGATCCTTCGAAG CATACTTCATGGACAGACACTTTCTCTGGGGTTAGTTTTGATAATACTTCTCAAGTTGATCAGAAGTTAACATTGGCTGCACCTGATATTCCTTCTCGGCCACGTCAAAGTGCTAAAAGGCAGATATCTCTTGTAAATGAACGT GCTCGCAAGATCCGAATTGCTGAAAGAGTAACTGCACTAGAAGAACTGCTTCCACAATCCGTAGAG GATGGTCAAGAATTTGTACTGGATGATGTCATTGACCATATCAAGTTTTTGCAGCTTCAAATAAAG GATCTAAGTAAAAGCAGATTGGGAGGAGAAGCAATTACTGAACCTATGATTTTCCGCGAG GGATATGGTCACTACTTCTTACACCAGCAGATGCTGAGTGAACCTCTTGAAGAGATGATCGGAAAGTTGCTCGAGACAAATCCAGTGGCTGCAGACCAGCTGCTAAAGGACAAGGGGCTTTCGGTAATGCCTCTGTCATTCACTAAGAATTTATTCTGA
- the LOC126784628 gene encoding transcription factor UNE12-like isoform X1, with protein sequence MAEVVSSLVQMEGESSHNDPLQLMSLNFGGSVANNVSNTPHDDDKQKMIMEAGSSVNQTDVFALPWMAHSSMPAQIFVDFLAESSAYLPKSPYEDMLEKISLSDSGVHAAAGGVSDFQRDLLYGSSLGKSSGSKSIDFSLDMDPSKHTSWTDTFSGVSFDNTSQVDQKLTLAAPDIPSRPRQSAKRQISLVNERQARKIRIAERVTALEELLPQSVEDGQEFVLDDVIDHIKFLQLQIKDLSKSRLGGEAITEPMIFREGYGHYFLHQQMLSEPLEEMIGKLLETNPVAADQLLKDKGLSVMPLSFTKNLF encoded by the exons ATGGCAGAAGTTGTTTCTTCTCTGGTTCAGATGGAAGGAGAGAGTAGCCACAATGACCCCTTGCAATTGATGTCTTTGAACTTTGGTGGGAGTGTTGCGAATAATGTCTCTAACACGCCACATGATGATGATAAGCAAAAGATGATCATGGAAGCTGGAAGTAGTGTGAACCAAACTGATGTTTTCGCATTACCTTGGATGGCTCACTCCTCAATGCCGGCGCAAATTTTTGTCGACTTTCTAGCAGAAAGTTCAGCATATCTGCCAAAATCTCCTTATGAAGACATGCTAGAGAAGATTTCTTTATCTGATAGTGGTGTACATGCTGCTGCTGGTGGGGTGTCTGATTTCCAAAGAGATTTGTTATACGGCAGTAGTCTTGGAAAATCTTCTGGTTCTAAATcaattgatttttctttggaCATGGATCCTTCGAAG CATACTTCATGGACAGACACTTTCTCTGGGGTTAGTTTTGATAATACTTCTCAAGTTGATCAGAAGTTAACATTGGCTGCACCTGATATTCCTTCTCGGCCACGTCAAAGTGCTAAAAGGCAGATATCTCTTGTAAATGAACGT CAGGCTCGCAAGATCCGAATTGCTGAAAGAGTAACTGCACTAGAAGAACTGCTTCCACAATCCGTAGAG GATGGTCAAGAATTTGTACTGGATGATGTCATTGACCATATCAAGTTTTTGCAGCTTCAAATAAAG GATCTAAGTAAAAGCAGATTGGGAGGAGAAGCAATTACTGAACCTATGATTTTCCGCGAG GGATATGGTCACTACTTCTTACACCAGCAGATGCTGAGTGAACCTCTTGAAGAGATGATCGGAAAGTTGCTCGAGACAAATCCAGTGGCTGCAGACCAGCTGCTAAAGGACAAGGGGCTTTCGGTAATGCCTCTGTCATTCACTAAGAATTTATTCTGA
- the LOC126784146 gene encoding LOW QUALITY PROTEIN: uncharacterized protein LOC126784146 (The sequence of the model RefSeq protein was modified relative to this genomic sequence to represent the inferred CDS: inserted 1 base in 1 codon), whose translation MVKTKPVKYFVVDAFAESAFKGNPAAVCLLEEDRDDQWLQALASEFNLPVTCYLTHIIDITNAASCSFHLRWFSLINEVLNIQFSPTVFIYIALLTSSSGKHENIRVQVVLPSSGTAIADLQINFDAIEKFPGSMGVIVTGIAPPESDFYSRFFXPNFRINEDHVCGSAHCALATFWCKKMGKNDFVAYQASPRGGILNIHLDEQNQRVLLQGKAVTVMEGAVLV comes from the exons ATGGTGAAGACGAAACCGGTGAAATACTTTGTG GTGGACGCATTCGCCGAGTCAGCCTTCAAGGGGAACCCTGCTGCAGTTTGCTTGTTAGAGGAAGATAGAGATGACCAATGGTTGCAAGCTCTGGCCTCCGAGTTCAATCTCCCGGTCACTTGTTACTTGACTCATATCATTGACATTACTAATGCAGCTAGCTGCAGTTTTCATCTCAGATGGTTTTCGCTTATCAATGAGGTTCTAAATATTCAATTTTCACCTACTGTTTTCATTTACATTGCACTTCT AACTAGTAGTAGTGGCAAACATGAAAATATACGTGTCCAGGTTGTGCTTCCATCATCAGGAACCGCTATTGCGGATTTACAAATAAATTTTGATGCCATTGAAAAATTTCCGGGCTCGATGGGAGTGATTGTAACAGGAATTGCTCCTCCAGAGTCAGATTTTTACAGCAGATTCT AGCCAAATTTTCGGATCAATGAG GATCATGTTTGTGGTAGTGCACATTGTGCATTAGCAACATTCTGGTGCAAAAAGATGGGGAAGAATGATTTCGTCGCATATCAGGCGTCCCCCAGAGGGGGGATACTAAACATTCACCTAGATGAGCAGAATCAGAGGGTCCTGCTGCAAGGCAAAGCTGTTACTGTCATGGAAGGAGCTGTTTTAGTTTAA
- the LOC126784725 gene encoding uncharacterized protein LOC126784725, translating into MAKKPVKYYVVDAFTDSAFKGNPAAVCLLEEDRADLWMQALAAEFNLSETCYLFRLTGLDHLPPLTSTPRFSLRWFTPVAEVKLCGHATLAAAYTLFMSGLVDSNIIEFSTLSGILTAKKVTEHVEAANGSHAKIGDAQDSCFVELNFPADPSSEFNSAEVSYISNALGGAPVVEIMRTVADNLLVVVPSGKTVADLMPQIDAIEKCPGGGVIVTGVAPPESDFDFISRYFCPKFGINEDPVCGSAHCGLAPYWCKKLGKCDLVAYQASPRGETLNIHLGEKNQRVLLRGKAVTVMEGTVLV; encoded by the exons ATGGCAAAGAAACCTGTGAAATACTATGTG GTGGATGCTTTCACTGACTCAGCTTTCAAGGGGAACCCAGCAGCAGTTTGCTTGCTAGAGGAAGACAGAGCTGATCTATGGATGCAAGCTCTGGCTGCCGAGTTCAATCTGTCCGAGACATGCTACTTGTTTCGCCTCACTGGCTTGGATCACTTGCCTCCTTTGACATCCACACCTAGGTTCAGTCTCAGATGGTTCACTCCTGTTGCTGAG GTTAAGCTTTGTGGTCATGCAACATTGGCAGCTGCTTATACCCTCTTTATGTCGGGTTTGGTTGATTCCAACATTATTGAGTTTTCTACCTTGTCAGGAATACTAACAGCTAAAAAGGTTACTGAGCATGTTGAGGCAGCCAATGGTTCACATGCGAAAATTGGTGACGCACAAGATTCTTGTTTTGTTGAGCTGAATTTTCCTGCTGACCCATCTTCTGAATTCAATTCTGCTGAGGTTTCGTATATTTCCAACGCCTTGGGTGGTGCTCCTGTGGTTGAAATAATGAGGACAGTGGCAGATAATCTGCTT GTGGTGGTTCCATCTGGAAAGACTGTTGCAGATTTGATGCCACAGATTGATGCAATTGAAAAATGCCCTGGTGGTGGAGTGATTGTAACAGGAGTTGCTCCTCCAGAGtctgattttgattttatcaGTAGATACTTCTGCCCGAAATTCGGGATCAACGAG GATCCTGTTTGTGGTAGTGCACATTGTGGCTTAGCACCATACTGGTGCAAAAAACTGGGAAAGTGTGATCTTGTTGCGTATCAG GCATCACCTAGAGGGGAAACACTAAACATTCATCTGGGTGAGAAAAATCAAAGGGTCTTACTCCGAGGGAAGGCGGTTACTGTGATGGAAGGAACTGTTCTAGTTTGA